The following proteins are co-located in the Megalobrama amblycephala isolate DHTTF-2021 linkage group LG12, ASM1881202v1, whole genome shotgun sequence genome:
- the si:dkey-183p4.10 gene encoding uncharacterized protein si:dkey-183p4.10 isoform X5, whose protein sequence is MEQNIADFMKDAFPETSFEDLHFDEDSATAHSVNIPQNEPDMEDDNSHKESSGSESDIDFEWTNREEETKNCSENNRNFSFDEQSMKAGSVLCGSCDDDTDENKTQTQNQQLSLHDEECRENEVKIHQMNKEQAEDVSELEIVLPKVTHYDLETVSTETTSYLLSYQMVDTPENESSTSKEDRLELGSTEEHVLQHAPDDNMLDCFSAIKSTLQDCPAASMEVQSADEMREFTEEDHENHEREEEGLAEYPSDLSQSDSGDSSEGHEGGQPNHMDTKLDEVQVVDLGCSYEIKNNLEEPPLSYKVVTSRDDDVQRKDECMDPADMLTYVQNEDLDVETPGKSDVDILFQTKQDSIGDDEYNSEILNTGESSDFGISANFQFNSSESYMNEHPDYDSDISSDDDYCKSQEETPDFTFHTFSEEKNTALMKQEHNFTKDFATDLNSIEHGVVDVVVTDSQKELCDVEGFSSIPASPEAGMEGSSETYSSENRSVSESHPLEVISVKPDENNKEHNSEHSEVSDIGENINTLLPGTFWTLMDDHNLKLDEYDWDINGEEVICDEEDDLQEELENDGEETERDWEKEKARIEAFNRFYQPAEGEENKGRIHKVTFCLDLESSHYEVDSDSSEEELSTKGCISELHPPESSSVKKEQSNKEDSREPSEVSYTENISALLVDEEMNLDEYDHDINVEEFYKMNSSKEICDDEDDFLEKLKNEIERDMKQEQARTDRYYEEFVKEAQKEDRTHRIMFRLNQQSSQNEEDNDSEQESNSEDDTLQKTEDQSDSDEPQNRRLYARQKFLPKGLQKADKQLKEHPKRNKCVVLLRSVLAVSLATVVGLLSYCWVTDSLDWIY, encoded by the exons ATGGAGCAAAACATTGCGGATTTTATGAAGGACGCATTCCCAG agACAAGCTTTGAGGATCTACACTTTGACGAAGACAGTGCAACAGCACACAGTGTTAACATACCTCAAAATGAGCCAGACATGGAGGACGACAACAGTCACAAAGAATCCAGTGGATCTGAGTCTGACATAGATTTCGAGTGGACAAATAGGGAAGAGGAAACTAAGAACTGTTCTGAAAACAATAGGAACTTCTCGTTTGATGAACAAAGCATGAAGGCAGGATCTGTGCTCTGTGGTTCATGTGATGATGATACAGATGAAAATAAGACACAAACCCAAAACCAGCAATTAAGCTTGCATGATGAGGAATGCAGAGAGAATGAAGTCAAAATACATCAAATGAACAAGGAACAAGCTGAAGATGTCAGTGAGTTGGAAATAGTTCTTCCAAAAGTAACTCACTATGACCTGGAAACAGTGAGCACTGAGACCACATCATATCTACTGTCTTACCAGATGGTGGACACACCTGAAAATGAGAGCTCAACGTCCAAAGAGGATAGATTGGAGCTTGGCAGCACTGAGGAACATGTCCTTCAGCATGCACCAGATGATAATATGCTTGATTGTTTTAGTGCCATAAAGTCAACATTGCAAGATTGTCCAGCCGCATCAATGGAGGTCCAGTCTGCGGATGAGATGAGAGAGTTTACAGAAGAAGATCATGAAAATCATGAAAGAGAAGAGGAAGGATTAGCAGAGTACCCCTCTGATTTGTCTCAAAGTGATAGTGGGGACAGCAGTGAAGGTCATGAGGGTGGACAACCCAACCACATGGACACCAAGCTAGATGAGGTGCAGGTTGTAGACCTGGGCTGTTCCTATGAGATAAAGAACAACTTAGAAGAACCTCCACTGAGTTACAAAGTTGTAACTTCAAGGGATGATGATGTTCAAAGGAAAGATGAATGTATGGATCCTGCAGACATGCTCACTTATGTCCAGAATGAGGATCTGGATGTGGAGACACCTGGGAAATCTGATGTTGACATATTGTTCCAGACAAAGCAGGACAGTATTGGAGATGATGAATATAACAGTGAGATTTTAAACACCGGGGAAAGTTCTGATTTTGGAATCTCTGCAAATTTCCAATTCAATTCCAGTGAATCTTACATGAATGAGCACCCTGACTATGATAGTGATATCAGCAGTGATGATGACTACTGCAAGAGCCAAGAAGAAACCCCTGATTTCACTTTCCATACATTCTCAGAGGAAAAAAACACAGCTCTCATGAAACAAGAGCACAACTTTACGAAAGACTTTGCTACAGATTTGAACAGCATTGAACATGGTGTAGTGGATGTGGTGGTCACAGACAGTCAGAAGGAGTTATGTGATGTAGAAGGTTTTTCAAGCATTCCAGCATCTCCTGAAGCAGGAATGGAGGGTTCTTCTGAGACATACTCATCTGAAAACAGAAGCGTGAGCGAGTCACATCCATTAGAGGTCATTTCAGTCAAACCAGACGAGAACAACAAAGAACATAACAGTGAACACTCAGAAGTTTCAGATATTGGTGAAAATATCAACACTTTGCTACCTGGGACATTTTGGACCTTGATGGATGATCACAATCTGAAGCTTGACGAATATGACTGGGACATTAATGGAGAAGAGGTGATCTGTGATGAAGAGGACGATTTACAGGAAGAGCTGGAGAATGATGGGGAGGAGACTGAGAGGGACTGGGAGAAAGAAAAAGCCAGAATTGAAGCATTTAACAGATTCTACCAGCCCGCCGAAGGCGAGGAAAACAAAG GTAGAATCCACAAAGTGACGTTTTGTTTGGATCTAGAATCCTCTCATTATGAGGTGGATAGTGACAG CAGTGAAGAGGAACTGAGCACAAAAGGTTGCATCAGTGAGTTGCATCCTCCAGAGTCAAGTTCAGTTAAAAAAGAACAAAGCAACAAGGAAGACAGCCGTGAACCCTCAGAAGTTTCATACACTGAAAATATTAGTGCCCTTCTGGTGGATGAGGAAATGAATCTTGATGAATATGACCATGACATTAATGTTGAAGAGTTCTATAAAATGAACTCAAGTAAGGAGATCTGTGATGATGAGGATGATTTCTTGGAGAAGCTGAAAAATGAAATCGAGAGGGACATGAAGCAGGAACAAGCAAGAACTGACAGATACTacgaggagtttgttaaagagGCGCAAAAAGAGG ACAGGACCCACAGAATTATGTTTAGGCTGAATCAACAATCTTCTCAAAATGAGGAAGATAATGATAG TGAACAGGAATCAAACTCAGAAGATGACACTCTCCAGAAGACTGAG GACCAAAGTGATTCTGATGAACCACAAAACAGACGTTTATACGCAAGGCAAAAATTTTTACCAAAGGGCTTACAAAAGGCAGACAAGCAGCTGAAGGAACACCCCAAAAGAAATAAG
- the si:dkey-183p4.10 gene encoding uncharacterized protein si:dkey-183p4.10 isoform X4 — protein MEQNIADFMKDAFPETSFEDLHFDEDSATAHSVNIPQNEPDMEDDNSHKESSGSESDIDFEWTNREEETKNCSENNRNFSFDEQSMKAGSVLCGSCDDDTDENKTQTQNQQLSLHDEECRENEVKIHQMNKEQAEDVSELEIVLPKVTHYDLETVSTETTSYLLSYQMVDTPENESSTSKEDRLELGSTEEHVLQHAPDDNMLDCFSAIKSTLQDCPAASMEVQSADEMREFTEEDHENHEREEEGLAEYPSDLSQSDSGDSSEGHEGGQPNHMDTKLDEVQVVDLGCSYEIKNNLEEPPLSYKVVTSRDDDVQRKDECMDPADMLTYVQNEDLDVETPGKSDVDILFQTKQDSIGDDEYNSEILNTGESSDFGISANFQFNSSESYMNEHPDYDSDISSDDDYCKSQEETPDFTFHTFSEEKNTALMKQEHNFTKDFATDLNSIEHGVVDVVVTDSQKELCDVEGFSSIPASPEAGMEGSSETYSSENRSVSESHPLEVISVKPDENNKEHNSEHSEVSDIGENINTLLPGTFWTLMDDHNLKLDEYDWDINGEEVICDEEDDLQEELENDGEETERDWEKEKARIEAFNRFYQPAEGEENKGRIHKVTFCLDLESSHYEVDSDSSEEELSTKGCISELHPPESSSVKKEQSNKEDSREPSEVSYTENISALLVDEEMNLDEYDHDINVEEFYKMNSSKEICDDEDDFLEKLKNEIERDMKQEQARTDRYYEEFVKEAQKEADRTHRIMFRLNQQSSQNEEDNDSEQESNSEDDTLQKTEDQSDSDEPQNRRLYARQKFLPKGLQKADKQLKEHPKRNKCVVLLRSVLAVSLATVVGLLSYCWVTDSLDWIY, from the exons ATGGAGCAAAACATTGCGGATTTTATGAAGGACGCATTCCCAG agACAAGCTTTGAGGATCTACACTTTGACGAAGACAGTGCAACAGCACACAGTGTTAACATACCTCAAAATGAGCCAGACATGGAGGACGACAACAGTCACAAAGAATCCAGTGGATCTGAGTCTGACATAGATTTCGAGTGGACAAATAGGGAAGAGGAAACTAAGAACTGTTCTGAAAACAATAGGAACTTCTCGTTTGATGAACAAAGCATGAAGGCAGGATCTGTGCTCTGTGGTTCATGTGATGATGATACAGATGAAAATAAGACACAAACCCAAAACCAGCAATTAAGCTTGCATGATGAGGAATGCAGAGAGAATGAAGTCAAAATACATCAAATGAACAAGGAACAAGCTGAAGATGTCAGTGAGTTGGAAATAGTTCTTCCAAAAGTAACTCACTATGACCTGGAAACAGTGAGCACTGAGACCACATCATATCTACTGTCTTACCAGATGGTGGACACACCTGAAAATGAGAGCTCAACGTCCAAAGAGGATAGATTGGAGCTTGGCAGCACTGAGGAACATGTCCTTCAGCATGCACCAGATGATAATATGCTTGATTGTTTTAGTGCCATAAAGTCAACATTGCAAGATTGTCCAGCCGCATCAATGGAGGTCCAGTCTGCGGATGAGATGAGAGAGTTTACAGAAGAAGATCATGAAAATCATGAAAGAGAAGAGGAAGGATTAGCAGAGTACCCCTCTGATTTGTCTCAAAGTGATAGTGGGGACAGCAGTGAAGGTCATGAGGGTGGACAACCCAACCACATGGACACCAAGCTAGATGAGGTGCAGGTTGTAGACCTGGGCTGTTCCTATGAGATAAAGAACAACTTAGAAGAACCTCCACTGAGTTACAAAGTTGTAACTTCAAGGGATGATGATGTTCAAAGGAAAGATGAATGTATGGATCCTGCAGACATGCTCACTTATGTCCAGAATGAGGATCTGGATGTGGAGACACCTGGGAAATCTGATGTTGACATATTGTTCCAGACAAAGCAGGACAGTATTGGAGATGATGAATATAACAGTGAGATTTTAAACACCGGGGAAAGTTCTGATTTTGGAATCTCTGCAAATTTCCAATTCAATTCCAGTGAATCTTACATGAATGAGCACCCTGACTATGATAGTGATATCAGCAGTGATGATGACTACTGCAAGAGCCAAGAAGAAACCCCTGATTTCACTTTCCATACATTCTCAGAGGAAAAAAACACAGCTCTCATGAAACAAGAGCACAACTTTACGAAAGACTTTGCTACAGATTTGAACAGCATTGAACATGGTGTAGTGGATGTGGTGGTCACAGACAGTCAGAAGGAGTTATGTGATGTAGAAGGTTTTTCAAGCATTCCAGCATCTCCTGAAGCAGGAATGGAGGGTTCTTCTGAGACATACTCATCTGAAAACAGAAGCGTGAGCGAGTCACATCCATTAGAGGTCATTTCAGTCAAACCAGACGAGAACAACAAAGAACATAACAGTGAACACTCAGAAGTTTCAGATATTGGTGAAAATATCAACACTTTGCTACCTGGGACATTTTGGACCTTGATGGATGATCACAATCTGAAGCTTGACGAATATGACTGGGACATTAATGGAGAAGAGGTGATCTGTGATGAAGAGGACGATTTACAGGAAGAGCTGGAGAATGATGGGGAGGAGACTGAGAGGGACTGGGAGAAAGAAAAAGCCAGAATTGAAGCATTTAACAGATTCTACCAGCCCGCCGAAGGCGAGGAAAACAAAG GTAGAATCCACAAAGTGACGTTTTGTTTGGATCTAGAATCCTCTCATTATGAGGTGGATAGTGACAG CAGTGAAGAGGAACTGAGCACAAAAGGTTGCATCAGTGAGTTGCATCCTCCAGAGTCAAGTTCAGTTAAAAAAGAACAAAGCAACAAGGAAGACAGCCGTGAACCCTCAGAAGTTTCATACACTGAAAATATTAGTGCCCTTCTGGTGGATGAGGAAATGAATCTTGATGAATATGACCATGACATTAATGTTGAAGAGTTCTATAAAATGAACTCAAGTAAGGAGATCTGTGATGATGAGGATGATTTCTTGGAGAAGCTGAAAAATGAAATCGAGAGGGACATGAAGCAGGAACAAGCAAGAACTGACAGATACTacgaggagtttgttaaagagGCGCAAAAAGAGG CAGACAGGACCCACAGAATTATGTTTAGGCTGAATCAACAATCTTCTCAAAATGAGGAAGATAATGATAG TGAACAGGAATCAAACTCAGAAGATGACACTCTCCAGAAGACTGAG GACCAAAGTGATTCTGATGAACCACAAAACAGACGTTTATACGCAAGGCAAAAATTTTTACCAAAGGGCTTACAAAAGGCAGACAAGCAGCTGAAGGAACACCCCAAAAGAAATAAG
- the si:dkey-183p4.10 gene encoding uncharacterized protein si:dkey-183p4.10 isoform X1 yields MEQNIADFMKDAFPETSFEDLHFDEDSATAHSVNIPQNEPDMEDDNSHKESSGSESDIDFEWTNREEETKNCSENNRNFSFDEQSMKAGSVLCGSCDDDTDENKTQTQNQQLSLHDEECRENEVKIHQMNKEQAEDVSELEIVLPKVTHYDLETVSTETTSYLLSYQMVDTPENESSTSKEDRLELGSTEEHVLQHAPDDNMLDCFSAIKSTLQDCPAASMEVQSADEMREFTEEDHENHEREEEGLAEYPSDLSQSDSGDSSEGHEGGQPNHMDTKLDEVQVVDLGCSYEIKNNLEEPPLSYKVVTSRDDDVQRKDECMDPADMLTYVQNEDLDVETPGKSDVDILFQTKQDSIGDDEYNSEILNTGESSDFGISANFQFNSSESYMNEHPDYDSDISSDDDYCKSQEETPDFTFHTFSEEKNTALMKQEHNFTKDFATDLNSIEHGVVDVVVTDSQKELCDVEGFSSIPASPEAGMEGSSETYSSENRSVSESHPLEVISVKPDENNKEHNSEHSEVSDIGENINTLLPGTFWTLMDDHNLKLDEYDWDINGEEVICDEEDDLQEELENDGEETERDWEKEKARIEAFNRFYQPAEGEENKGRIHKVTFCLDLESSHYEVDSDSSEEELSTKGCISELHPPESSSVKKEQSNKEDSREPSEVSYTENISALLVDEEMNLDEYDHDINVEEFYKMNSSKEICDDEDDFLEKLKNEIERDMKQEQARTDRYYEEFVKEAQKEADRTHRIMFRLNQQSSQNEEDNDSSEQESNSEDDTLQKTEDQSDSDEPQNRRLYARQKFLPKGLQKADKQLKEHPKRNKCVVLLRSVLAVSLATVVGLLSYCWVTDSLDWIY; encoded by the exons ATGGAGCAAAACATTGCGGATTTTATGAAGGACGCATTCCCAG agACAAGCTTTGAGGATCTACACTTTGACGAAGACAGTGCAACAGCACACAGTGTTAACATACCTCAAAATGAGCCAGACATGGAGGACGACAACAGTCACAAAGAATCCAGTGGATCTGAGTCTGACATAGATTTCGAGTGGACAAATAGGGAAGAGGAAACTAAGAACTGTTCTGAAAACAATAGGAACTTCTCGTTTGATGAACAAAGCATGAAGGCAGGATCTGTGCTCTGTGGTTCATGTGATGATGATACAGATGAAAATAAGACACAAACCCAAAACCAGCAATTAAGCTTGCATGATGAGGAATGCAGAGAGAATGAAGTCAAAATACATCAAATGAACAAGGAACAAGCTGAAGATGTCAGTGAGTTGGAAATAGTTCTTCCAAAAGTAACTCACTATGACCTGGAAACAGTGAGCACTGAGACCACATCATATCTACTGTCTTACCAGATGGTGGACACACCTGAAAATGAGAGCTCAACGTCCAAAGAGGATAGATTGGAGCTTGGCAGCACTGAGGAACATGTCCTTCAGCATGCACCAGATGATAATATGCTTGATTGTTTTAGTGCCATAAAGTCAACATTGCAAGATTGTCCAGCCGCATCAATGGAGGTCCAGTCTGCGGATGAGATGAGAGAGTTTACAGAAGAAGATCATGAAAATCATGAAAGAGAAGAGGAAGGATTAGCAGAGTACCCCTCTGATTTGTCTCAAAGTGATAGTGGGGACAGCAGTGAAGGTCATGAGGGTGGACAACCCAACCACATGGACACCAAGCTAGATGAGGTGCAGGTTGTAGACCTGGGCTGTTCCTATGAGATAAAGAACAACTTAGAAGAACCTCCACTGAGTTACAAAGTTGTAACTTCAAGGGATGATGATGTTCAAAGGAAAGATGAATGTATGGATCCTGCAGACATGCTCACTTATGTCCAGAATGAGGATCTGGATGTGGAGACACCTGGGAAATCTGATGTTGACATATTGTTCCAGACAAAGCAGGACAGTATTGGAGATGATGAATATAACAGTGAGATTTTAAACACCGGGGAAAGTTCTGATTTTGGAATCTCTGCAAATTTCCAATTCAATTCCAGTGAATCTTACATGAATGAGCACCCTGACTATGATAGTGATATCAGCAGTGATGATGACTACTGCAAGAGCCAAGAAGAAACCCCTGATTTCACTTTCCATACATTCTCAGAGGAAAAAAACACAGCTCTCATGAAACAAGAGCACAACTTTACGAAAGACTTTGCTACAGATTTGAACAGCATTGAACATGGTGTAGTGGATGTGGTGGTCACAGACAGTCAGAAGGAGTTATGTGATGTAGAAGGTTTTTCAAGCATTCCAGCATCTCCTGAAGCAGGAATGGAGGGTTCTTCTGAGACATACTCATCTGAAAACAGAAGCGTGAGCGAGTCACATCCATTAGAGGTCATTTCAGTCAAACCAGACGAGAACAACAAAGAACATAACAGTGAACACTCAGAAGTTTCAGATATTGGTGAAAATATCAACACTTTGCTACCTGGGACATTTTGGACCTTGATGGATGATCACAATCTGAAGCTTGACGAATATGACTGGGACATTAATGGAGAAGAGGTGATCTGTGATGAAGAGGACGATTTACAGGAAGAGCTGGAGAATGATGGGGAGGAGACTGAGAGGGACTGGGAGAAAGAAAAAGCCAGAATTGAAGCATTTAACAGATTCTACCAGCCCGCCGAAGGCGAGGAAAACAAAG GTAGAATCCACAAAGTGACGTTTTGTTTGGATCTAGAATCCTCTCATTATGAGGTGGATAGTGACAG CAGTGAAGAGGAACTGAGCACAAAAGGTTGCATCAGTGAGTTGCATCCTCCAGAGTCAAGTTCAGTTAAAAAAGAACAAAGCAACAAGGAAGACAGCCGTGAACCCTCAGAAGTTTCATACACTGAAAATATTAGTGCCCTTCTGGTGGATGAGGAAATGAATCTTGATGAATATGACCATGACATTAATGTTGAAGAGTTCTATAAAATGAACTCAAGTAAGGAGATCTGTGATGATGAGGATGATTTCTTGGAGAAGCTGAAAAATGAAATCGAGAGGGACATGAAGCAGGAACAAGCAAGAACTGACAGATACTacgaggagtttgttaaagagGCGCAAAAAGAGG CAGACAGGACCCACAGAATTATGTTTAGGCTGAATCAACAATCTTCTCAAAATGAGGAAGATAATGATAG CAGTGAACAGGAATCAAACTCAGAAGATGACACTCTCCAGAAGACTGAG GACCAAAGTGATTCTGATGAACCACAAAACAGACGTTTATACGCAAGGCAAAAATTTTTACCAAAGGGCTTACAAAAGGCAGACAAGCAGCTGAAGGAACACCCCAAAAGAAATAAG
- the si:dkey-183p4.10 gene encoding uncharacterized protein si:dkey-183p4.10 isoform X2, with the protein MEQNIADFMKDAFPETSFEDLHFDEDSATAHSVNIPQNEPDMEDDNSHKESSGSESDIDFEWTNREEETKNCSENNRNFSFDEQSMKAGSVLCGSCDDDTDENKTQTQNQQLSLHDEECRENEVKIHQMNKEQAEDVSELEIVLPKVTHYDLETVSTETTSYLLSYQMVDTPENESSTSKEDRLELGSTEEHVLQHAPDDNMLDCFSAIKSTLQDCPAASMEVQSADEMREFTEEDHENHEREEEGLAEYPSDLSQSDSGDSSEGHEGGQPNHMDTKLDEVQVVDLGCSYEIKNNLEEPPLSYKVVTSRDDDVQRKDECMDPADMLTYVQNEDLDVETPGKSDVDILFQTKQDSIGDDEYNSEILNTGESSDFGISANFQFNSSESYMNEHPDYDSDISSDDDYCKSQEETPDFTFHTFSEEKNTALMKQEHNFTKDFATDLNSIEHGVVDVVVTDSQKELCDVEGFSSIPASPEAGMEGSSETYSSENRSVSESHPLEVISVKPDENNKEHNSEHSEVSDIGENINTLLPGTFWTLMDDHNLKLDEYDWDINGEEVICDEEDDLQEELENDGEETERDWEKEKARIEAFNRFYQPAEGEENKGRIHKVTFCLDLESSHYEVDSDSSEEELSTKGCISELHPPESSSVKKEQSNKEDSREPSEVSYTENISALLVDEEMNLDEYDHDINVEEFYKMNSSKEICDDEDDFLEKLKNEIERDMKQEQARTDRYYEEFVKEAQKEDRTHRIMFRLNQQSSQNEEDNDSSEQESNSEDDTLQKTEDQSDSDEPQNRRLYARQKFLPKGLQKADKQLKEHPKRNKCVVLLRSVLAVSLATVVGLLSYCWVTDSLDWIY; encoded by the exons ATGGAGCAAAACATTGCGGATTTTATGAAGGACGCATTCCCAG agACAAGCTTTGAGGATCTACACTTTGACGAAGACAGTGCAACAGCACACAGTGTTAACATACCTCAAAATGAGCCAGACATGGAGGACGACAACAGTCACAAAGAATCCAGTGGATCTGAGTCTGACATAGATTTCGAGTGGACAAATAGGGAAGAGGAAACTAAGAACTGTTCTGAAAACAATAGGAACTTCTCGTTTGATGAACAAAGCATGAAGGCAGGATCTGTGCTCTGTGGTTCATGTGATGATGATACAGATGAAAATAAGACACAAACCCAAAACCAGCAATTAAGCTTGCATGATGAGGAATGCAGAGAGAATGAAGTCAAAATACATCAAATGAACAAGGAACAAGCTGAAGATGTCAGTGAGTTGGAAATAGTTCTTCCAAAAGTAACTCACTATGACCTGGAAACAGTGAGCACTGAGACCACATCATATCTACTGTCTTACCAGATGGTGGACACACCTGAAAATGAGAGCTCAACGTCCAAAGAGGATAGATTGGAGCTTGGCAGCACTGAGGAACATGTCCTTCAGCATGCACCAGATGATAATATGCTTGATTGTTTTAGTGCCATAAAGTCAACATTGCAAGATTGTCCAGCCGCATCAATGGAGGTCCAGTCTGCGGATGAGATGAGAGAGTTTACAGAAGAAGATCATGAAAATCATGAAAGAGAAGAGGAAGGATTAGCAGAGTACCCCTCTGATTTGTCTCAAAGTGATAGTGGGGACAGCAGTGAAGGTCATGAGGGTGGACAACCCAACCACATGGACACCAAGCTAGATGAGGTGCAGGTTGTAGACCTGGGCTGTTCCTATGAGATAAAGAACAACTTAGAAGAACCTCCACTGAGTTACAAAGTTGTAACTTCAAGGGATGATGATGTTCAAAGGAAAGATGAATGTATGGATCCTGCAGACATGCTCACTTATGTCCAGAATGAGGATCTGGATGTGGAGACACCTGGGAAATCTGATGTTGACATATTGTTCCAGACAAAGCAGGACAGTATTGGAGATGATGAATATAACAGTGAGATTTTAAACACCGGGGAAAGTTCTGATTTTGGAATCTCTGCAAATTTCCAATTCAATTCCAGTGAATCTTACATGAATGAGCACCCTGACTATGATAGTGATATCAGCAGTGATGATGACTACTGCAAGAGCCAAGAAGAAACCCCTGATTTCACTTTCCATACATTCTCAGAGGAAAAAAACACAGCTCTCATGAAACAAGAGCACAACTTTACGAAAGACTTTGCTACAGATTTGAACAGCATTGAACATGGTGTAGTGGATGTGGTGGTCACAGACAGTCAGAAGGAGTTATGTGATGTAGAAGGTTTTTCAAGCATTCCAGCATCTCCTGAAGCAGGAATGGAGGGTTCTTCTGAGACATACTCATCTGAAAACAGAAGCGTGAGCGAGTCACATCCATTAGAGGTCATTTCAGTCAAACCAGACGAGAACAACAAAGAACATAACAGTGAACACTCAGAAGTTTCAGATATTGGTGAAAATATCAACACTTTGCTACCTGGGACATTTTGGACCTTGATGGATGATCACAATCTGAAGCTTGACGAATATGACTGGGACATTAATGGAGAAGAGGTGATCTGTGATGAAGAGGACGATTTACAGGAAGAGCTGGAGAATGATGGGGAGGAGACTGAGAGGGACTGGGAGAAAGAAAAAGCCAGAATTGAAGCATTTAACAGATTCTACCAGCCCGCCGAAGGCGAGGAAAACAAAG GTAGAATCCACAAAGTGACGTTTTGTTTGGATCTAGAATCCTCTCATTATGAGGTGGATAGTGACAG CAGTGAAGAGGAACTGAGCACAAAAGGTTGCATCAGTGAGTTGCATCCTCCAGAGTCAAGTTCAGTTAAAAAAGAACAAAGCAACAAGGAAGACAGCCGTGAACCCTCAGAAGTTTCATACACTGAAAATATTAGTGCCCTTCTGGTGGATGAGGAAATGAATCTTGATGAATATGACCATGACATTAATGTTGAAGAGTTCTATAAAATGAACTCAAGTAAGGAGATCTGTGATGATGAGGATGATTTCTTGGAGAAGCTGAAAAATGAAATCGAGAGGGACATGAAGCAGGAACAAGCAAGAACTGACAGATACTacgaggagtttgttaaagagGCGCAAAAAGAGG ACAGGACCCACAGAATTATGTTTAGGCTGAATCAACAATCTTCTCAAAATGAGGAAGATAATGATAG CAGTGAACAGGAATCAAACTCAGAAGATGACACTCTCCAGAAGACTGAG GACCAAAGTGATTCTGATGAACCACAAAACAGACGTTTATACGCAAGGCAAAAATTTTTACCAAAGGGCTTACAAAAGGCAGACAAGCAGCTGAAGGAACACCCCAAAAGAAATAAG